The genomic stretch TGTAATTTAACTGTTCGACTCACTTATTCAATCCTCAATCTCTCAACCACTTGCCCCTGAACAAAATGTTGGTCAATGATTTCATCTATATCTGATTTATCAACAGCGGTATACCAAACACCCTCTGGATAAACCACCATCACAGGGCCATGAGCACAGCGATCTAAACACCCCGCCTTATTTACCCTCACCTTGCCGGCGCCAGACAAGCCCATTTCTTTGCAGCGAATTTTGGCATGTTCAAATAGGCCTTGCGCATTATGTTGCGCACAACAATCATCACCGTTCTCACGTTGATTTAAACAAAAAAACAAATGGTATTTAAAGTAAGTCATAAATGAAAATTATATAGAGGATGATGGCTTTAAGCCTTTTAACAATGACAACCCAGCGCCCACTGGCCACAACCAGGCTAACCATGAGATGAGATGATTGAAATGAATCAAACG from Polynucleobacter sp. MWH-Spelu-300-X4 encodes the following:
- a CDS encoding ferredoxin translates to MTYFKYHLFFCLNQRENGDDCCAQHNAQGLFEHAKIRCKEMGLSGAGKVRVNKAGCLDRCAHGPVMVVYPEGVWYTAVDKSDIDEIIDQHFVQGQVVERLRIE